A stretch of Chelmon rostratus isolate fCheRos1 chromosome 18, fCheRos1.pri, whole genome shotgun sequence DNA encodes these proteins:
- the LOC121622009 gene encoding cleavage and polyadenylation specificity factor subunit 3-like has product MAAKRKSDVTVPAEESDQLLIRPLGAGQEVGRSCIILEFKGRKIMLDCGIHPGLEGMDALPYIDLIDPAEIDLLLISHFHLDHCGALPWFLQKTSFKGRTFMTHATKAIYRWLLSDYVKVSNISADDMLYTETDLEESMEKIETINFHEVKEVAGIKFWCYHAGHVLGAAMFMIEIAGVKLLYTGDFSRQEDRHLMAAEIPSVKPDILITESTYGTHIHEKREEREARFCNTVHDIVNREGRCLIPVFALGRAQELLLILDEYWQNHPELHDIPIYYASSLARKCMAVYQTYINAMNDKIRKAISINNPFVFKHISNLKSMDHFDDIGPSVVMASPGMMQSGLSRELFESWCTDKRNGVIIAGYCVEGTLAKHIMTEPDEITTMSGQKLALKMSVDYISFSAHTDYQQTSEFIRALKPPHVILVHGEQNEMARLKAALIREYEDNDEVDIEVHNPRNTEAVTLNFRGEKLAKVMGSLTDRKCVQGQRVSGILIKRNFNYHIVTPSDLSNYTDLSMGTVTQTQAIPYTGPISLLVSQLRSLAGDVEQVEAASKITIRIFKSITLVHEAGMVLLEWIANPLNDMYADAVTTVVLEVQSNPNAQKFFEGKKETFDMEVFVERLELMLHDMFGDDCVNFKDGKNLSVTVDGVTAFIDPETRSVSCAEDESLREMVEVTIQRLYDALSPTCDVTSREQSHQ; this is encoded by the exons ATGGCTGCTAAACGTAAATCTGACGTAACAGTTCCTGCGGAGGAAAGTGACCAACTGCTTATCCGGCCGCT GGGAGCTGGACAGGAGGTGGGACGATCATGCATCATCCTGGAGTTCAAGGGACGGAAGATTATG TTGGACTGTGGGATCCATCCTGGACTAGAGGGAATGGACGCTCTACCGTACATTGACCTGATCGATCCAGCTGAAATCGACCTGCTGCTCATAAGCCA CTTCCACCTGGATCACTGTGGAGCTCTGCCCTGGTTCCTGCAGAAGACCAGTTTTAAAGGACGCACCTTCATGACTCACGCGACCAAGGCCATCTACCGCTGGCTGCTGTCAGACTATGTCAAAGTCAG TAACATCTCAGCAGACGACATGTTGTACACCGAGACGGACCTGGAGGAGAGCATGGAGAAGATCGAAACCATCAACTTCCACGAGGTGAAGGAAGTGGCCGGCATCAAGTTCTGGTGTTACCACGCTGGTCACGTCCTCGGAGCCGCCATGTTCATGATCGAGATTGCTGGAGTAAAG ttgttgTACACAGGGGATTTCTCTCGTCAAGAAGACAGACATCTGATGGCAGCAGAGATCCCCAGCGTCAAACCAGACATCCTCATCAct gagTCAACCTACGGGACTCACATCCATGAGAagcgagaggagagggaggctcGTTTCTGTAACACCGTTCATGACATCGTGAACAGGGAGGGTCGCTGTCTGATCCCCGTCTTCGCTCTGGGTCGAgcacaggagctgctgctcatCCTGG ATGAGTACTGGCAGAACCACCCGGAGCTCCACGACATTCCCATCTACTACGCCTCATCTCTGGCCAGGAAGTGCATGGCCGTCTACCAGACTTACATCAACGCCATGAACGACAAGATCCGCAAGGCCATCAGCATCAACAACCCCTTCGTCTTCAAGCACATCAGCAACCTCAAG AGCATGGACCACTTTGACGACATCGGCCCCAGCGTCGTGATGGCGTCTCCTGGTATGATGCAGAGCGGTCTGTCCAGAGAGCTGTTTGAGAGCTGGTGCACCGACAAGAGGAACGGAGTCATCATCGCTGGATACTGTGTGGAGGGAACGCTCGCCAAG CACATCATGACGGAGCCTGATGAGATCACCACCATGTCCGGTCAGAAGCTCGCCCTGAAGATGTCTGTGGACTACATCTCCTTCTCTGCTCACACTGACTACCAGCAGACCAGCGAGTTCATCAGAGCGCTCAAACCTCCCCACGTG ATTCTGGTCCACGGCGAGCAGAATGAGATGGCCCGTCTGAAAGCAGCTCTGATCCGCGAGTATGAAGACAACGATGAGGTTGACATCGAAGTCCACAACCCGCGAAACACTGAGGCCGTCACACTCAACTTCAGAGGAGAGAAACTGGCAAAG GTCATGGGCTCgctgactgacaggaagtgtgttcAGGGTCAGAGGGTCTCTGGGATCCTCATCAAGAGAAACTTCAACTATCACATTGTGACGCCCTCCGACCTCTCCA ACTACACAGATCTGTCTATGGGCACAGTGACACAGACTCAGGCCATCCCATACACTGGACCCATCTCTCTGTTGGTCAGCCAGCTACGCAGCCTTGCAG gagatgtggagcaggtggaggcagcATCCAAGATCACCATCAGGATCTTTAAGAGCATCACTCTGGTTCACGAGGCCGGCatggtgctgctggag TGGATCGCTAACCCGCTCAACGACATGTACGCTGATGCCGTCACTACGGTGGTCCTGGAGGTCCAGTCCAACCCCAATGCACAGAAAT tttttgaagGGAAGAAAGAAACGTTCGACATGGAGGTGTTCGTAGAGAGGCTGGAGCTCATGCTGCA cgACATGTTTGGAGACGACTGCGTTAACTTTAAAGATGGTAAAAACTTAAGTGTGACGGTGGACGGAGTCACTGCGTTCATCGACCCAGAAACCAGA TCGGTGTCGTGTGCAGAGGACGAGTCTCTGAGGGAGATGGTGGAGGTCACCATCCAACGGCTGTACGACGCTCTCAGCCCCACCTGTGATGTCACCAGCAGGGAGCAGAGTCATCAGTAA
- the LOC121622188 gene encoding disintegrin and metalloproteinase domain-containing protein 17-like — protein MRQAVTFLTAFIVLTEAAISPPADTEEEPHTSLRSMLDDFDVLPLSSLQTHSVRRRDVQTQTHVEKLLSFDALQRQFRLYLRTNDELFTEDFRAVIVDEDGRERSFSVNRHNYFTGHVIGEENSRVQAHIDDHEFSAHILTDEAEYNIEPLWRFTSAPPDGRLLIYRSEDIRNLSRLHQPSVCGYVTSDPSHLLPDIVKTAVLEEQEEEESVLRGKRQVHDHLKNTCPLLLVADHRFFKHMGREEESTTLNYLIELIDRVDDIYRNTSWDDEFIGYGVQIQQIIIEKSPTPVAPGKSHFNMRGSPVEGRDVWDVKKLLEQFSVDIAEKASNVCLAHLFTYQDFDEGTLGLAYVAPSKLDIPGGLCSKACPSSSNEQRAIYLNTGLTSTKNYGKTILTKEADLVTTHELGHNFGAEHDPDNIPYCAPREDQGGKYVMYPIAVSGDHVNNKLFSNCSKRSIVKRLRSKAPSCFKQRNINVCGNSRVEQGEECDPGLLHINSDRCCTTDCRLRAGAQCSDRNSACCKNCRFESEGEVCQEPIDATCKGHSYCTGNSSECPPPENAPNKTVCLDSGECLNGECIPFCQAVLKLQPCACNETNSSCKVCCRSSGGVCAPYQDAAGSFLFLRKGKPCTVGFCDGAGKCMKQVQDVVERLWDFIDKLDINTFGKFLADNIVGSVVAFSLLFWVPFSILVHCVDKKLDQQYEQTTKSLFFPSNAELLSSLESASVRIFKPPSFPTTNNPAGLRFQPSGPQQTSTPPVSISGPSPNPAPGAGQPPLDSPRMATIQEDPSLDSHLDEEALEEAFGRPAGSAQRSFEDLTEKSVTSRSGKAMLLRLQRQHQIDTKETQC, from the exons ATGAGACAAGCAGTCacatttttaacagcttttatCGTTTTAACGGAGGCCGCCATTTCTCCGCCTGCAGATACAGAAGAGGAGCCGCACA CGTCTCTCAGGTCCATGCTGGATGACTTTGACGTGCTGCCTTTGTCCAGCCTGCAGACTCACTCTGTTCGCCGACGTGACGTCCAAACTCAAACACATGTGGAGAAACTGCTCAGTTTTGACGCCCTGCAGAG gCAGTTCAGACTGTACCTGAGAACCAATGACGAGTTGTTCACAGAGGACTTCAGAGCAGTGATTGTAGACGAGGACGGACGAGAGCGAAGCTTCTCGGTCAACAGACACAACTACTTCACAGGACACGTCATAG GGGAGGAAAACTCTCGCGTTCAGGCTCATATAGACGACCACGAGTTCTCAGCTCACATCCTGACTGATGAGGCTGAGTACAACATTGAG CCTCTGTGGAGGTTCACGTCGGCGCCCCCTGATGGTCGTCTGCTGATCTACCGCTCAGAGGACATCAGGAACCTCAGCCGGCTGCACCAGCCCTCAGTCTGTGGCtacgtgacctctgaccccagcCACCTCCTCCCTGACATCGTTAAAACGGCCGTGTTggaggagcaagaggaggaag AGTCTGTGTTGAGAGGGAAACGTCAGGTACACGATCACCTGAAGAAcacctgtcctctgctgctggtggcCGACCATCGCTTCTTCAAACACATGGGCCGAGAAGAGGAGAGCACCACCCTCAACTACCTG ATCGAACTGATTGATCGTGTGGACGACATCTACAGAAACACGTCGTGGGACGATGAGTTTATAGGTTACGGCGTTCAGATCCAACAG ATCATCATAGAGAAGAGTCCGACCCCCGTAGCTCCAGGAAAAAGTCACTTCAACATGAGAGGAAGTCCAGTGGAGGGAAGAGACGTCTGGGACGTCAAAAAGCTGCTGGAG CAGTTCAGTGTTGACATCGCAGAGAAAGCCTCCAACGTCTGCCTCGCTCACCTCTTCACCTACCAGGACTTTGATGAAGGCACTCTGGGTCTGGCCTACGTCGCCCCGTCCAAACTCGACATCCCTGGAGGTCTCTGCTCCAAAG CCTGTCCTTCATCTTCAAACGAACAAAGAGCAATCTACCTCAACACAGGCCTCACCAGCACTAAGAACTATGGGAAAACCATCCTGACTAAG GAAGCAGACCTGGTGACGACTCACGAGCTCGGTCATAACTTCGGAGCAGAGCACGACCCCGACAACATCCCGTACTGCGCCCCGCGGGAGGACCAGGGAGGGAAATACGTCATGTACCCCATCGCTGTGAGCGGTGACCACGTCAACAACAAG CTGTTCTCTAACTGCAGCAAGCGCTCCATAGTGAAGCGTCTGAGGTCGAAGGCGCCGTCCTGCTTCAAGCAGAGGAACATCAACGTGTGCGGTAACTCTCGGGTGGAGCAGGGCGAGGAGTGTGACCCAGGACTGCTGCACATCAACTCAGACCGCTGCTGCACCACCGACTGCAGGCTGAGAGCTGGAGCTCAGTGCAG tgACAGGAACAGCGCCTGCTGTAAAAATTGCAGGTTCGAGTCTGAAGGTGAAGTCTGCCAGGAGCCCATCGATGCCACCTGTAAAGGACACTCATACTGCACAG GAAACAGCAGCGAGTGTCCTCCCCCAGAAAACGCTCCAAATAAAACCGTGTGTCTGGACAGCGGCGAGTGTCTGAACGGGGAGTGTATTCCTTTCTGCCAGGCCGTCTTAAAGCTGCAGCCCTGCGCCTGCAACG AAACCAACTCATCGTGCAAAGTCTGCTGCCGGAGCAGCGGCGGCGTCTGCGCCCCCTACCAGGACGCAGCAGGCAGCTTCCTGTTCCTGCGTAAAGGCAAACCCTGCACTGTGGGCTTCTGCGACGGAGCG GGGAAGTGTATGAAGCAGGTTCAGGACGTGGTGGAGCGTCTGTGGGACTTCATCGACAAACTGGACATCAACACGTTTGGGAAGTTTCTGGCCGATAACATCGTGGGTTCAGTGGtggctttctctctgctgttctggGTCCCCTTCAGCATCCTGGTCCACTGCGTG GACAAGAAGCTGGATCAACAATATGAACAGACCACCAAGTCTCTGTTCTTCCCCAGT aatgccGAGCTCCTGAGCAGCCTGGAGTCTGCATCTGTTCGGATCTTCAAACCTCCAAGCTTTCCCACCACCAACAATCCCGCTGGGCTGCGTTTCCAGCCGTCCGGCCCCCAGCAGACCAGCACCCCTCCGGTCTCCATCTCTGGCCCCAGCCCCAATCCGGCCCCCGGTGCCGGTCAACCCCCTCTGGACAGCCCCCGCATGGCCACCATCCAGGAGGACCCCAGCCTCGACTCGCACCTGGACGAGGAGGCCCTGGAGGAGGCGTTCGGGCGGCCGGCGGGTTCGGCTCAGCGCTCCTTCGAGGACCTGACGGAGAAAAGTGTGACGAGTCGCAGCGGGAAGGCGATGCtgctcagactgcagagacaacATCAGATCGACACCAAGGAGACGCAGTGCTGA